In Aedes albopictus strain Foshan chromosome 3, AalbF5, whole genome shotgun sequence, the following are encoded in one genomic region:
- the LOC109418223 gene encoding integrator complex subunit 3 homolog encodes MTEEVQTQSHTQQSQQQQQQSSQPQQKQRLGPNDYRNSEFVSKLMAANPPYLFAPAIGPHNFFFSEMLRSLVANKRNESLRNAEQLHHQQQQQAQAQAQAMSLPARRPRKRSWSQHRLYSESPKESKDSEEKPTGHPEKPLELTNKLSAFSRNITSKYEESIENFKPSPDAKPPNEKPSMNANLIPDPLTASMPPSDLILPPPPPVWYPPLYPPYGIDPLHFFIDLRVSGHIYDRKKESSSPNSDGIKSEHSKLIGSNDRQGSAFSVPKPRDGLKPNTAAINLASPPLPADGDEKTPKDPSALFLSEFKENKYDIIKNTNYVMQNLPRIYGDLNSPPKDGTVGDDELSGNLSDDQLDCHSVGSNEDCSGEDGKFRDSDLNVISDEDESIAVDEN; translated from the coding sequence ATGACTGAGGAAGTTCAAACACAGTCGCACACCCAGCAAtcccaacagcagcaacaacaatccAGTCAACCCCAGCAAAAGCAACGGTTAGGCCCCAACGACTATCGCAACTCGGAATTCGTTTCCAAATTGATGGCTGCCAATCCACCGTATTTGTTCGCTCCGGCAATTGGACCACACAATTTCTTCTTCAGCGAAATGCTTCGGTCCCTTGTTGCCAATAAGAGGAATGAAAGTTTACGAAACGCCGAACAATTGCATCATCAACAACAGCAACAGGCTCAGGCCCAAGCTCAGGCCATGTCGCTTCCTGCCCGGCGACCAAGAAAACGATCCTGGTCGCAGCACCGTTTGTActcagaatccccgaaggaaagtAAAGATTCGGAAGAGAAACCCACCGGACACCCGGAAAAGCCGCTGGAACTGACCAACAAGCTATCAGCATTCTCCAGAAACATCACCTCAAAGTACGAGGAATCCATTGAAAACTTCAAACCTTCCCCAGATGCGAAACCTCCAAATGAGAAACCGTCAATGAATGCAAACCTAATTCCAGATCCACTGACAGCATCCATGCCACCGTCTGATTTGATTCTTCCCCCTCCACCACCGGTATGGTATCCACCCCTGTACCCACCGTATGGAATCGATCCACTGCATTTCTTCATAGATCTTCGCGTCTCAGGGCATATCTACGACCGCAAGAAAGAGTCCTCTTCCCCCAACTCGGACGGCATCAAAAGCGAACATTCCAAACTGATCGGCTCCAACGATCGACAAGGATCCGCCTTCAGTGTTCCCAAACCACGCGATGGTCTCAAGCCAAACACGGCAGCCATCAATCTAGCTTCGCCACCTCTTCCGGCAGATGGGGACGAGAAGACGCCCAAAGATCCGTCGGCCCTATTCCTCAGCGAGTTCAAGGAGAACAAGTACGACATTATCAAGAACACCAACTATGTTATGCAGAACTTGCCACGAATCTACGGTGATTTGAACTCTCCGCCAAAGGATGGTACAGTTGGGGATGATGAATTGAGTGGCAATTTGAGCGACGATCAACTGGACTGCCACTCGGTGGGTTCGAACGAGGATTGCTCCGGCGAGGATGGGAAGTTTCGCGACTCGGATCTAAACGTGATATCGGATGAAGATGAATCCATTGCAGTGGACGAGAATTAG